A genome region from Myripristis murdjan chromosome 16, fMyrMur1.1, whole genome shotgun sequence includes the following:
- the oxr1a gene encoding oxidation resistance protein 1a isoform X6, whose translation MFSRRVKDPEKQLTPKYTYVVSLTEYHRRIDALNSEDLRSLCKRLQITTKEEVNSKHGTSIKTELEAETFKPNLSEPSDLLQADQIEKLAKNLPPRTIGYPWTLAFGTSKHGMSIKTLYRAMQGQDTPVLMVIKDSDGQVFGALASEPFKVSDGFYGTGETFLFTFNPEFEVYKWTGDNMFFIKGDMDSLAFGGGSGEFGLWLDGDLYHGRSHSCKTFGNPMLSKKEDFYVQDIEIWSFE comes from the exons ATGTTTTCTAGAAGGGTGAAGGATCCAGAAAAACAGCTGACCCCTAAGTATACTTAT GTAGTGTCTCTGACTGAGTACCATCGTCGGATCGATGCACTAAACAGTGAAGATCTACGCTCGCTCTGCAAACGACTCCAG aTCACCACCAAGGAGGAGGTGAACTCCAAACATGGCACATCCATCAAGACAGAACTGGAAGCGGAGACATTCAAACCGAACCTCAGCGAACCCAGTGACCTTCTGCAGGCAGACCAGATAGAAAAG CTTGCTAAGAATCTCCCACCACGGACCATTGGGTACCCATGGACATTGGCCTTTGGCACGTCAAAGCACGGCATGAGCATTAAGACACTCTACAGAGCCATGCAAGGCCAGGACACCCCAGTGCTCATGGTTATCAAGGACAGTGATGGCCAG GTGTTCGGTGCGCTGGCATCTGAGCCCTTTAAAGTCAGCGATGGCTTTTATGGCACAGGAGAGACCTTCCTCTTCACCTTCAATCCAGAGTTTGAG GTGTACAAATGGACAGGTGACAACATGTTCTTCATCAAAGGAGATATGGACTCCTTAGCTTTTGGTGGAGGAAG CGGCGAGTTTGGCCTGTGGCTGGATGGAGACCTTTACCATGGCAGGAGTCACTCCTGTAAAACATTTGGGAACCCCATGCTCTCCAAAAAGGAGGATTTCTATGTGCAGGACATAGAGATCTGGTCTTTTGAATAA